The Ipomoea triloba cultivar NCNSP0323 chromosome 4, ASM357664v1 DNA segment GTAAGAAGCCAGCCAACTCAAATCAAATAAAGAGCCTGGCCCAAAAGCAGTCAACAAATGCGAAACATTCTCGTCATATAAAACCCACcaaaatagagaaaaatttgAATGGTTAAGATTCGTTTGGGACTCGCAGTTTCCCATTTCAAATGAACACCCCGCGATTGTAATCCAAAAGCAACCTcgagaaaaggaaaaaacaggaaaaaaaaaaaagaaaaattcattctCGATCTTTTTGTTTGATCGATTTCATCTTAAACTCCTACTCCTCTGTTCGGTCTCAGGCATCCTTAGGAGATGGTGCCGGGGATCGAACACGGGCGGGGCGCCGCCGTCTGGCAGGCGTCCGAGGAGAACGCCTTGTTCGAGAAGTACGAGGTGGGGAAACTCCTGGGCTGCGGCGCCTTCGCCAAGGTTTACCACGCGAGGAACATCAGGAGCGGGCAGAGCGTGGCGATTAAGGTGATCAACAAGAAGAAGATCTCGAGCCCCTCCATGATCGGGAACATAAAACGGGAGATCTCTATCATGCGCCGCCTCCACAACCCTCACACCATGACCCTCCACGAGGTGCTCGCCACCAAGACGAAGATATTTTTCGTGATGGAGTTCGCTAAGGGCGGGGAGCTCTTCGCTAAGGTGGCTAAGGGGCGGTTCAGCGAGGATCTGAGCCGGAAGTACTTCCGCCAGCTGATCTACGCCGTCGGTTACTGCCACTCGCGCGGGATCTTCCACCGCGATCTCAAGCCGGAGAATCTCCTCCTCGACGAGAACGGCGACTTGAAAGTCTCCGATTTCGGCCTCAGCGCCCTCACGGATCAAGTCCGCCAGGACGGTTTGCTCCACACGCTCTGCGGAACGCCGGCCTACGTCGCGCCGGAGATTCTCTCGAAGAAAGGCTACGACGGAGCCAAGGTCGATGTGTGGTCGTGTGGCGTCATTCTCTACGTGCTCACCGCCGGATTCCTGCCGTTTAACGATCCGAATTTGATGGTTATGTATAAGAAGATTTACAAAGGCGAGTTTCGGTGCCCTAAATGGATGTCGCCGGATCTCAAACGCCTTTTATCTCGTCTCCTCGATACAAATCCGGAGACGAGGATCACAATCGACGAGATCACCGAAGATCCGTGGTTCCGGAAAGGATCCAAAGGAAAGCTGAAATTCTACGACGAATTCCTGGAAATCAACAAGGAAGAAGATCCGAGCAATAGAAGCGCGTCCTGTTTAAACGCGTTCGATCTAATATCCTTCTCCTCCGGGCTAGACCTCTCCGGACTGTTCGACGGCGCGTCAAGCTCCGTCACCGATTCCGAGAGAATTGTGGTGGACTCGGCGCCGGAGAAAGTGATTGAGCGAATCAAGGGATTCGCCGCGGCGGAGAAGATCAGACTGAGGAAAAGGAAGGAATGGGGAGTCGATCTGGAAGGGCAGAATGGGAAATTCCTCGCCAACGTGGAGGTTTATCGTTTGACCGACGGTTTGGTCGTTGTGGAAGGCAGAAGGACGGCCGGCGACCCCGAAATGTTCAGAGAGTCATGGAGGGGAAAGATTATGCCGGCGATTTTGAACCGATCGGAGAATCAGGCTTCCGGTAGCTGCTAGGCTTCACCGCCGGCGAACGGCGGGATCTAGATCTACGTTCGTACTTAACGGAcgttaaattattattacatgaTTGTATaaaaatttttctattttatataatatatgatcataGTAACGTGTCGCATGATTGCGTGACAGTGTGTGACAGTGCATTAGTTAatctatatttttaaaataagatgACTTGGCTGCCGACGAGGATGGAATCGATTCGCCCGGCGGCTGTAGACATTGATTGTAACTTTTGTTCATATTTTACGCTTTGTTTCCCGGCCAACGGTTGGCCGGCATTGATTTGTTCTTTTGCTTTCTTGTTTTTCCGGCGAGAGTATGATACTGCTAAAGtttgagaaaaaaagaaaaaaatcaagattTTACCACTTTATTCGTGTGCTATCATTTTTTTAGTGACGAGTAAACCCGCATCCACTCCCCCTTTGATAAGTAATTGACAATAATAGAATTCGTGAATCATATGTTACTCATTCGCTCTTTTTTGAGGCGGTGTGCTgggttttttaattttaaaattagaataaacAATATGTTAATGTGCTGGAATTTGGGACTTTTTTAACCATGATTAGGTGAAATGGGAAAGGGGGGTTGGTGAAGATGAATGAAGTAGTAGGATATTGGTGAACAGCTATTTTGGTTCCCCACCTTGTAGCTGGATGGTGCCACCTTATGTGAAAGTTGATGCCAGTGGGAACTAATATAAGTTTgggtttgaaaattttgtacctaCTATTCTCTTAAATATTGCGTACTGAATCATTGAGTTAAGTTCCGTTCAGACTTTTCATACCCATTCTTAGTTTTACGAGTAACAAATAATCTAGCTAACAAACATAACCATTaataaacaaagtaaaaatataaaagattaaGTAATAAAACGTAAAGATACTAAGAACAACAGTAATTGCATAAATTACTCCTAAGTTCTTAGAAATTTGGACCCGTTTTACACTCAAAGAGAGAGATTTATACATCAGGGCTGCTCACACAAAAAGGAAGTTGACTTCGTTAACTCAAACGTACACAATGTTTCTTATTAGATTTTTAATAGTTTTGCATCTCCAATTTAAACTTAAGTTGAATTCCATACGTCTCACTAATATTACTTAAGAGTTAAGACATatcatattttctttataagtaatcCAATGAAAAAAAGTTGCTTTCATTTTGTCAACAATGGTGGATGCAGTATGAACATGTACACTAACAGTGAAGACATGAAGTATGGGTATTCTGGGAGAAATACAAGTCAAGCAGCTAATCAcactttaaatttaatttgtaaaaataaaaattagggtccaacattttaaaattataaaagttaaATCAAACAAGCAttaatacataaattatattgtgaaccagttatgtactttttttttttttattattttaaacacatattatgtactttcagaTAACATATTATACATCTTCTGTTGACAGATTATGCACATCTTTTAACTTTGTTCTAAGTTTATAATATGCgagttgtaaataaataaattgaacgtacataatatattaactacatgTTTACATATACGTAATGTGGATCAAGGTACACAATGCACATGGTGTGAGTGTGGCTTGTTTCTTATATCTAAATGTCACAATTTCAATTTTTGCTAACACATCTTGATCAAGTTTGTTATATTGGATTTTTCAAATGCGATTTGATCAAGTTTGTTATATTGGATTTTATTTGTTGttacacataaaaaaaaatccaataaatttttttaaatagtgagtgcgtgtgtttttttttggaaggtCTACGAGGTGTCTCGCACCGGGCCGGTCCAATTAACGAGTAAAGTGCATGCTGGCTATATTGGTTTCTccatatatacaaggggagatCGAACTTCCGACCTCCTCTTTAAGGGGCAAGAGTGCCgagccactcacgccaaccaagctaATTATTGCTCgtgttttttagattagattgaaTCAATGACCTGACATGGGCTAACATTGATGGTTGTAAACAAAGTCTACATTTGTGTACCGGACAACATAATAATTTTCTAAGGCCGACTTATAGAGAAGGCTGGGCTGGGACTAGCCTGATTGGATACCCAATTACGTTATATGGATTAATGGTTTATTTGGGCTTTTGTGGTTCACTATACTTAGAGTTGTCAATACGGGCTAACGGGTCGGGCCAAAGAGGCTGCTCCTTGACGGGCCTGGATTTTGCTAGCCCCGAACGCCCAGCCTTTGGCCCACAGGTTAGGCGGGCCCGccatttttgttacttgttagttatatatgtgtatatatatatatatatatatatatatatagaagtctATTCAGGTTAGAACTAATATATTATAGAGGACTATGATGTCTATTTTTATGCGTTAGATTAGATTGTTTAATGGTCAATATTTTacctaatttttgttttattgtaGGTGATACGCGGGTAtcttttaatgtttaattaagGTTGGGGGTAGTTTTGTCATTGTCTGATTGTTTTAATTATGGTAGTTGAATTGTAATGTCTGTCTGATTCCATATGCCATGCATAATACTTCCTTTTGCAGTTTTCAA contains these protein-coding regions:
- the LOC116016480 gene encoding CBL-interacting serine/threonine-protein kinase 11-like, whose product is MVPGIEHGRGAAVWQASEENALFEKYEVGKLLGCGAFAKVYHARNIRSGQSVAIKVINKKKISSPSMIGNIKREISIMRRLHNPHTMTLHEVLATKTKIFFVMEFAKGGELFAKVAKGRFSEDLSRKYFRQLIYAVGYCHSRGIFHRDLKPENLLLDENGDLKVSDFGLSALTDQVRQDGLLHTLCGTPAYVAPEILSKKGYDGAKVDVWSCGVILYVLTAGFLPFNDPNLMVMYKKIYKGEFRCPKWMSPDLKRLLSRLLDTNPETRITIDEITEDPWFRKGSKGKLKFYDEFLEINKEEDPSNRSASCLNAFDLISFSSGLDLSGLFDGASSSVTDSERIVVDSAPEKVIERIKGFAAAEKIRLRKRKEWGVDLEGQNGKFLANVEVYRLTDGLVVVEGRRTAGDPEMFRESWRGKIMPAILNRSENQASGSC